One [Clostridium] saccharolyticum WM1 DNA segment encodes these proteins:
- the murQ gene encoding N-acetylmuramic acid 6-phosphate etherase, with the protein MIDLSVLTTESRNPETMNLDVMTPLEIAAVMNREDENAVKAVEDVLPKVATAIEWATDSLKAGGRIIYIGAGTSGRLGVLDAVECPPTFGVSRELVVGLIAGGDKAFVEAVEGAEDSETLCEEELKEIGLTSRDIVIGLAASGRTPYVIYGLAYANKTGCHTVAIACNKDSDIGKTAELAIEPVTGPEVLTGSTRLKAGTAQKMILNMISTGSMVGIGKAYENLMVDVKQSNEKLVVRSQNILMTATGCSREEAEKVLKQAEGHVKTAVAMILLDCGPEEARQKLSQAGGKIREALK; encoded by the coding sequence ATGATTGATTTGTCAGTGCTGACAACAGAATCCCGGAATCCAGAAACCATGAATCTGGATGTAATGACGCCGCTTGAAATTGCGGCTGTTATGAACCGGGAAGATGAAAATGCCGTAAAAGCCGTAGAGGATGTGCTCCCTAAAGTTGCCACAGCCATAGAATGGGCAACGGACAGCCTGAAAGCTGGAGGCCGTATCATCTACATTGGTGCCGGGACATCCGGGCGTCTGGGAGTGCTGGATGCCGTGGAATGCCCGCCTACCTTCGGCGTTTCCAGGGAGCTGGTGGTCGGCTTGATCGCAGGCGGAGACAAAGCCTTTGTAGAGGCAGTTGAAGGAGCTGAGGACAGTGAGACCTTATGTGAGGAGGAATTAAAAGAGATCGGCCTTACCTCAAGGGATATTGTCATCGGCCTGGCAGCATCAGGCAGAACGCCTTATGTGATTTATGGCCTTGCTTATGCAAATAAAACAGGCTGCCATACCGTAGCCATTGCATGCAATAAAGATTCTGATATCGGAAAAACAGCAGAGCTTGCCATTGAACCGGTGACCGGACCTGAGGTATTAACAGGCTCCACCAGATTGAAGGCGGGAACCGCACAAAAGATGATCCTCAATATGATTTCAACGGGAAGCATGGTTGGAATCGGGAAAGCCTATGAAAACCTGATGGTGGATGTGAAGCAGAGCAATGAAAAGCTTGTGGTAAGATCCCAGAATATACTGATGACCGCCACCGGATGCAGCAGGGAAGAGGCGGAAAAGGTATTAAAGCAGGCAGAGGGGCATGTGAAAACAGCCGTTGCCATGATTTTGCTGGACTGCGGCCCGGAGGAAGCAAGACAAAAGCTATCACAAGCCGGAGGGAAGATCCGAGAGGCTTTGAAATAA
- a CDS encoding MupG family TIM beta-alpha barrel fold protein has protein sequence MNTGISIYFSNGMEKNERFIKKAIKNGVKYAFTSLHIPEETGVDYRSDVKKLLTLCRDGGLNLIVDVGPETLEKLGTDNIFELKELGITHVRLDYGFDAKETVKISQDFYVVFNASTILEEELLEWKRYGADFTRFAACHNFYPKEFTALSLKRTKEMNQRLKYLGFTTMAFVPGNLELRGPLFEGLPTVEEHRKRKDQVLLNMLELYYKGSCDVVLIGDVDVEEKDWKDIQCLSRGYVELKADILPAYEFVRDIIHHDRPDSSEYVIRSQESRQYKQEVKAQKADLPQVRKQGSICISNENYLRYMGELEISRVDLPGENRVNLIGQILDTHLKYLPYIQKGLGVKLV, from the coding sequence ATGAATACAGGAATTTCGATCTATTTTTCAAACGGAATGGAAAAAAATGAACGCTTTATAAAAAAAGCCATTAAGAACGGAGTGAAGTATGCTTTTACTTCACTCCACATTCCGGAGGAAACAGGAGTGGATTACCGTTCGGATGTAAAAAAGCTTCTGACCCTATGCAGGGATGGCGGGCTGAACCTCATTGTTGATGTTGGCCCTGAAACCCTGGAAAAGCTTGGAACAGACAACATCTTTGAGTTAAAGGAACTTGGGATCACTCATGTACGTCTTGATTACGGCTTTGACGCCAAAGAGACGGTGAAGATCTCCCAAGATTTTTATGTGGTGTTTAATGCTTCCACCATTTTAGAGGAAGAGCTTTTGGAGTGGAAACGGTATGGGGCTGATTTCACCAGATTTGCAGCATGCCATAACTTTTATCCCAAGGAGTTCACTGCCCTGTCCCTTAAGAGGACCAAGGAAATGAATCAGAGGTTAAAATATCTTGGTTTCACTACCATGGCCTTTGTGCCTGGAAATCTGGAGCTGAGAGGCCCTTTGTTTGAAGGGCTTCCAACCGTGGAGGAGCACAGGAAAAGGAAAGACCAGGTGCTGTTAAACATGCTGGAGCTTTATTATAAAGGCTCCTGTGATGTGGTTCTGATCGGTGATGTGGATGTGGAAGAAAAGGATTGGAAGGATATCCAATGCTTAAGCCGCGGTTATGTGGAGCTAAAGGCAGACATACTCCCTGCCTATGAATTTGTCCGGGACATCATTCATCACGACAGGCCGGACTCCAGCGAGTATGTCATCCGTTCTCAGGAATCAAGACAGTATAAGCAGGAAGTCAAGGCTCAAAAGGCAGATCTGCCACAGGTGAGAAAACAGGGAAGTATTTGTATTTCCAATGAAAATTACTTAAGGTATATGGGAGAGCTTGAAATTTCCAGAGTTGATTTGCCTGGAGAGAACAGGGTGAATCTCATAGGGCAGATTCTGGATACTCATTTAAAATATTTGCCATATATCCAAAAGGGACTTGGTGTGAAGTTGGTTTAA
- a CDS encoding LTA synthase family protein, producing the protein MIKERLRNWCKTAGIFTNTAIMLLIPCTSYILFEYVTGNLHAISLFMAVLNIGWIYLLYLAVFAVSGSTRIGIPLTAVFLYIVSVAEFLVAGFRGRPIMIWDVLALGTAISVAGNYEFVITEEMYFAFLGVQAICLFALVFPKKVRGRKKRLTFAGGSAGVVFGFCLWFYTSLIPHMGLEINMWEVSETYKEYGYVLSTAVSLNYAIQKKPKGYSFSKVKEIYDSVQEENQVLLASAGDVDVESEERITPVNIICIMNESFSDLKVAGNFETNQEYFPFLNRRKENTVKGSLCVPVFGSLTSNSEFEFLTGDSIALLPANSIAYQFHIKPNTYSLVRTLKSQGYETVAMHPYPRENWNRQECYRNMGMDEFLAIEDYEDSEQLRNYVSDRADYEKLIERVEAKDDPEDRLFLFNVTMQNHGGYESLYDNFDQEVWLTGELKGKYPKADQYLSLMKRSDEALEYLISYFEQKQEPTMIVFFGDHQPSVEDEFFDDISGKPSSLVENKDRLMWYETPFFIWTNYETQGEEKGKMGAIYLSSEVLKRAGVRMTPYQQFLLTMEETFPVVHPIGCYSKEGTYYSWEALREPGNPYSDLIMNYEYLVYNHIFDRKKLKEMFSLEAGD; encoded by the coding sequence GTGATAAAAGAACGGCTGCGAAATTGGTGTAAAACTGCAGGGATTTTTACAAACACTGCCATCATGCTTTTGATTCCCTGCACATCTTATATTCTGTTTGAGTATGTGACCGGTAATCTGCACGCAATCTCCCTGTTTATGGCTGTTTTAAATATAGGCTGGATCTACTTATTGTATCTTGCAGTTTTTGCAGTCAGCGGAAGCACCAGGATCGGGATCCCGCTCACTGCGGTATTTCTTTACATTGTTTCTGTGGCTGAATTTCTGGTTGCAGGCTTTCGGGGAAGACCCATCATGATCTGGGACGTTTTGGCACTGGGGACCGCCATAAGCGTAGCAGGAAATTATGAATTTGTCATAACAGAAGAAATGTATTTCGCCTTTCTGGGAGTTCAGGCCATCTGTCTTTTTGCCCTGGTGTTTCCTAAAAAGGTAAGGGGAAGAAAGAAGCGGCTGACCTTTGCCGGGGGAAGTGCCGGAGTGGTGTTCGGCTTTTGTTTGTGGTTTTATACAAGTCTGATTCCTCATATGGGTCTGGAAATAAACATGTGGGAAGTAAGCGAGACTTATAAAGAATATGGATATGTCCTATCAACGGCTGTTTCCCTTAATTATGCGATACAGAAAAAGCCAAAAGGATACAGCTTTTCAAAGGTAAAAGAGATTTATGACTCTGTGCAGGAGGAGAACCAGGTTCTGCTGGCTTCGGCAGGAGACGTGGACGTAGAGAGCGAAGAGCGCATAACACCGGTTAATATCATATGCATTATGAATGAGAGCTTTTCTGATTTAAAAGTAGCTGGAAACTTTGAAACGAATCAGGAGTACTTTCCTTTTTTAAACAGGCGAAAGGAAAATACGGTAAAGGGGAGTCTGTGCGTACCCGTATTCGGCTCTTTGACCAGCAATTCTGAGTTTGAATTTCTTACAGGAGATTCCATAGCTCTGCTGCCGGCCAACAGCATTGCCTACCAGTTTCATATCAAACCCAATACATACAGTCTTGTTCGTACGCTAAAATCCCAGGGCTATGAGACTGTTGCCATGCATCCATACCCAAGAGAGAATTGGAACCGTCAGGAGTGTTACCGGAACATGGGAATGGATGAATTTCTTGCTATAGAAGATTACGAAGACAGTGAGCAGCTTAGAAACTATGTCAGTGACCGGGCCGATTACGAAAAACTGATAGAAAGGGTGGAAGCCAAGGATGATCCGGAGGACAGACTTTTTCTTTTTAATGTGACCATGCAGAACCATGGAGGTTATGAGTCTCTGTATGATAATTTTGACCAGGAAGTATGGCTGACCGGGGAGCTGAAAGGAAAATATCCAAAAGCTGACCAGTATTTATCTCTTATGAAACGGTCGGATGAAGCCCTGGAATATTTGATCTCGTATTTTGAACAAAAACAGGAACCTACCATGATCGTTTTTTTTGGGGATCATCAGCCCAGTGTGGAAGATGAGTTTTTTGATGATATATCAGGGAAGCCCAGCAGCTTAGTGGAGAATAAAGACCGGTTGATGTGGTATGAGACCCCGTTTTTCATCTGGACAAATTATGAAACCCAAGGAGAGGAAAAAGGGAAAATGGGAGCCATTTACTTATCCTCAGAAGTGTTGAAAAGGGCCGGGGTCCGTATGACGCCTTACCAGCAGTTTCTCCTGACAATGGAAGAGACCTTTCCAGTGGTGCATCCCATTGGGTGTTACAGCAAGGAAGGAACCTATTATTCCTGGGAAGCCTTAAGAGAACCTGGAAACCCGTACAGTGACTTGATCATGAACTATGAATATCTGGTTTATAACCATATTTTTGATAGAAAAAAACTTAAGGAGATGTTTTCCCTGGAAGCCGGCGATTAG
- a CDS encoding MurR/RpiR family transcriptional regulator → MKGLLVRIDSYIQNAGEAEKELIKRLHKNPESVLRKSIKEIAKETYTSPATVVRLCKKLGCKGYKDFQNTLAYEVALFQESREIAFQKITREDSMEDIIYKVTKKNIESLETTQKLIEPKVVTECVKLLESSRSVTLFGLGTSLLAARDLYLKLLRADVICNVCDDWHTQLLAARNLRRDDLAIAISYSGLTEEILQCVKEAKGNGAKVIAITRAVESELALEADFVLPVAATELIHRSGAMSSRISQLNVIDIFFTAYVNRNYETCINKFSKNYIQKKGSTEHD, encoded by the coding sequence ATGAAAGGTTTACTTGTAAGGATTGACAGTTATATCCAAAATGCGGGAGAAGCGGAAAAAGAACTGATTAAAAGATTGCATAAAAATCCCGAATCGGTCCTCAGAAAGAGTATTAAGGAGATTGCCAAAGAGACCTATACGTCCCCGGCAACGGTTGTGAGACTCTGTAAAAAGCTGGGCTGCAAGGGGTATAAGGACTTTCAGAATACCCTGGCTTATGAAGTAGCCTTATTCCAGGAGAGCAGAGAGATCGCGTTTCAGAAGATCACCAGGGAAGATTCCATGGAGGATATTATTTATAAGGTTACAAAGAAGAATATCGAATCCCTGGAAACCACCCAGAAGCTTATTGAACCAAAGGTGGTGACGGAGTGCGTCAAGCTTCTGGAAAGCAGCAGAAGTGTGACCCTATTTGGTCTGGGAACCTCCCTTCTGGCGGCAAGAGACTTGTATCTAAAGCTTCTTCGGGCAGATGTGATATGCAATGTATGCGATGACTGGCATACTCAGCTTTTGGCTGCCAGAAATCTAAGAAGAGATGACCTGGCCATTGCCATCAGCTATTCAGGACTTACAGAAGAAATTCTTCAATGTGTAAAGGAAGCTAAGGGAAACGGGGCAAAGGTGATCGCCATCACCAGAGCCGTGGAATCGGAGCTGGCTTTGGAAGCGGATTTTGTCCTGCCTGTGGCGGCAACGGAGCTGATCCACCGAAGCGGTGCCATGTCCTCCCGCATCTCACAATTAAATGTAATAGACATTTTTTTTACTGCTTATGTAAATCGAAATTATGAGACCTGTATCAACAAGTTTTCGAAAAACTACATACAGAAGAAAGGAAGTACAGAGCATGATTGA
- the tuf gene encoding elongation factor Tu: MAKAKFERNKTHCNIGTIGHVDHGKTTLTAAITKTLHERLGTGQAVAFENIDKAPEERERGITISTSHVEYETEKRHYAHVDCPGHADYVKNMITGAAQMDGAILVVAATDGVMAQTREHILLSRQVGVPYIVVFMNKCDMVDDAELLELVDMEIRELLNEYEFPGDDTPIIQGSALKALEDPSSSWGDKVLELMAAVDEWIPDPVRETDKPFLMPIEDVFSITGRGTVATGRVERGTLHVSDEVEIVGIHEETRKVVVTGIEMFRKLLDEAQAGDNIGALLRGVQRTEIERGQCLVKPGSVKCHKKFTAQVYVLTKDEGGRHTPFFNNYRPQFYFRTTDVTGVCDLPAGTEMCMPGDNVEMSVELIHPVAMEQGLRFAIREGGRTVGSGRVVTIVE, encoded by the coding sequence ATGGCTAAAGCTAAGTTTGAAAGAAACAAAACCCATTGTAACATTGGTACCATCGGTCACGTTGACCACGGCAAAACTACTTTAACAGCTGCTATCACAAAGACTCTTCATGAAAGATTAGGTACTGGACAGGCAGTAGCTTTCGAGAATATCGATAAGGCTCCGGAAGAGAGAGAGCGTGGTATCACCATTTCTACTTCCCACGTTGAGTATGAGACAGAGAAGAGACACTATGCACACGTTGACTGCCCAGGACATGCTGACTACGTTAAGAACATGATCACTGGTGCTGCACAGATGGATGGCGCTATCTTAGTTGTAGCTGCTACCGATGGTGTTATGGCTCAGACAAGAGAGCACATCCTGCTTTCCCGTCAGGTAGGCGTTCCTTACATCGTTGTATTCATGAACAAGTGCGATATGGTTGACGATGCAGAATTACTTGAATTAGTAGATATGGAAATCCGTGAGCTGTTAAACGAGTATGAATTCCCAGGCGATGATACACCAATCATCCAGGGTTCTGCTTTAAAGGCTCTTGAAGATCCTTCCAGCTCTTGGGGCGACAAGGTTCTTGAATTAATGGCAGCAGTAGATGAGTGGATTCCGGATCCTGTACGTGAAACAGATAAGCCATTCTTAATGCCAATCGAGGACGTTTTCTCTATCACAGGCCGTGGTACTGTTGCTACCGGTAGAGTAGAGCGCGGTACTTTACACGTATCTGATGAAGTTGAAATCGTTGGTATTCATGAAGAAACACGTAAGGTTGTTGTAACCGGTATCGAAATGTTCCGTAAGCTGCTTGACGAAGCTCAGGCTGGTGATAACATCGGTGCATTACTTCGTGGTGTTCAGAGAACTGAAATCGAAAGAGGACAGTGTCTGGTTAAGCCAGGTTCTGTAAAGTGCCACAAGAAGTTTACCGCACAGGTTTACGTTTTAACAAAAGATGAAGGCGGACGTCATACTCCTTTCTTCAACAACTACAGACCTCAGTTCTATTTCAGAACAACTGACGTTACCGGCGTTTGCGATTTACCAGCTGGCACAGAAATGTGTATGCCTGGCGATAACGTAGAAATGTCTGTTGAGCTGATTCATCCAGTAGCTATGGAGCAGGGTCTTCGTTTCGCAATCCGTGAAGGCGGCCGTACCGTTGGTTCAGGCAGAGTTGTTACTATCGTTGAATAA
- a CDS encoding PTS transporter subunit EIIC produces MNYKQISEQLLTLLGGKANITSNAACMTRLRVGLRDISKADIEGVKKVEGVLGVVESDTLQIVFGPGKVNKVLDEFYKLTGLAKGQAENGTDQDINDVAKENKALQKAKYDKPVQRFLKKISNIFVALLPGIIAAGLINGICNVINVSTGGAFLGVWWYQCIRTMGWALFAYLPILVGYNAAKEFGGSGVLGAIAGAMSIANPGMPLLATVKDAQILLPITNTVFNPASGGLLAALIAGAFFAFLEKNIRKRMPDLIDTFISPLLVLIIGGIVALLVIQPLGAGLTKVIFAVLSFVYEKMGVVGGYILSAGFLPLVAVGLHQALTPIHALLNDPAGATKGINYLLPILMMAGGGQVGAGIALYVKTNNTKLKRYIRDSIPVGILGIGEPMMYAVTLPLGRSFITACIGAGFGGAVAALMHLGTVSQGVSGLFGLLIVQPGQQLGYIISMLIAYAGGFLVTYFFGVDEDRINEVYGE; encoded by the coding sequence GTGAATTACAAGCAAATCAGTGAACAATTATTAACGCTGCTTGGGGGAAAAGCGAACATAACTTCCAATGCTGCCTGCATGACAAGGCTTCGTGTCGGCTTAAGGGATATATCCAAGGCTGATATAGAAGGTGTAAAAAAGGTAGAGGGAGTTCTTGGAGTGGTGGAAAGCGACACGCTCCAGATTGTATTTGGTCCGGGAAAAGTAAATAAGGTATTGGACGAATTTTACAAGCTCACAGGTCTTGCAAAGGGCCAGGCGGAAAATGGCACAGACCAGGACATCAATGATGTCGCAAAGGAAAACAAGGCACTTCAAAAGGCGAAATATGATAAGCCGGTCCAGAGGTTTTTAAAAAAGATTTCCAACATTTTCGTCGCTCTGCTTCCCGGCATCATTGCAGCAGGATTGATCAACGGTATCTGCAATGTCATCAATGTTTCTACCGGAGGGGCATTTTTGGGAGTATGGTGGTATCAATGCATCCGGACCATGGGCTGGGCACTGTTTGCTTATCTGCCTATCCTGGTTGGTTATAATGCGGCAAAAGAATTCGGAGGTTCCGGTGTTCTTGGTGCCATTGCAGGCGCCATGTCCATTGCAAACCCTGGAATGCCTCTTCTCGCCACGGTAAAGGATGCGCAGATTCTCCTTCCTATTACCAATACGGTATTTAACCCGGCTTCCGGGGGCCTTTTAGCCGCTCTGATTGCAGGTGCGTTTTTTGCCTTCCTCGAAAAAAATATCAGAAAACGTATGCCAGATTTAATTGATACGTTTATAAGTCCTTTGTTGGTGCTTATTATCGGAGGTATTGTTGCACTGCTTGTCATTCAGCCTTTGGGCGCAGGCCTGACAAAGGTGATCTTTGCGGTATTAAGCTTTGTGTATGAAAAAATGGGCGTTGTGGGAGGATATATTTTATCCGCAGGCTTCCTTCCTTTGGTTGCGGTTGGCCTGCACCAGGCGCTGACCCCCATTCATGCCCTGTTAAATGATCCGGCGGGTGCAACGAAAGGAATCAACTATCTCCTTCCCATTCTTATGATGGCAGGCGGCGGACAGGTTGGTGCTGGAATCGCGCTGTATGTAAAAACAAATAACACAAAATTAAAGAGATATATTCGGGATTCGATTCCAGTAGGTATTCTGGGAATCGGAGAGCCCATGATGTATGCTGTGACACTGCCTCTTGGCAGATCCTTTATTACCGCTTGTATTGGTGCAGGATTTGGAGGAGCAGTTGCGGCCCTCATGCACCTTGGCACCGTATCCCAGGGAGTATCCGGATTGTTTGGCTTATTGATTGTTCAGCCGGGGCAGCAGCTTGGCTACATAATTTCCATGCTCATTGCTTATGCAGGCGGCTTCCTGGTGACTTATTTCTTCGGGGTAGATGAAGACAGAATCAACGAGGTATATGGAGAATAA
- a CDS encoding DUF5722 domain-containing protein has protein sequence MKERKISRAVFGLFTAAFLCCASAFVSLAEADAAKIQATIQSCLINSDKNSVTVQADSNADMTGTDGVLYLVELQPYQNNLAGRTDYAASSAPGNKVTFTFPLNRNTAQDRLYSKFVIAVWDGTKYIEISKPHYITNPEMVAANIQPFNDPLTKKGLNIQLNMLGDAFELGVKHVATNISFHQILGQGIDYQFDGKTYHFDKNAINSYDETISALSGKGMTVTAIVLNGWNDAAPNLIYPGTKKNANAFYYMFNPATQEGLDQTRAIASFLAERYNGSNPNHGKISNWIIGNEINNQQWNYMGPKDIHSYVQAYQDAFRIFYTAIKSTSANDRVYYSLDYNWNNEIDHKLKYGGKAIVDTFNSIANEQGQMDWGLSYHPYPCPMIEPEFWDDDQTGLITNDFNSPVINFKNLTTLTDYMAQDPLKSPAGHVRHIILTEQGFTATSHTRGNVAQIQAAAYAYSYYMVDSNPYIDAYILSRQVDAPLEVRSGLSFGLWECAMDRGDDIVATKRRKIWQVFRDIDKKKYTLESSEFAKSIIGIGKWSDVIPNFRWRALEN, from the coding sequence ATGAAGGAAAGAAAAATAAGCAGGGCAGTGTTCGGACTTTTTACCGCTGCATTTTTATGCTGTGCCTCTGCTTTTGTTTCACTGGCGGAAGCAGACGCAGCCAAAATTCAGGCGACGATTCAGTCCTGCCTGATCAATTCTGATAAAAACAGCGTGACGGTTCAAGCTGACAGCAACGCAGATATGACGGGAACGGATGGCGTACTCTATCTGGTAGAGCTGCAGCCTTACCAGAACAATCTGGCTGGCAGAACCGATTATGCGGCTTCGTCGGCACCGGGAAACAAGGTTACCTTTACGTTTCCATTGAACCGCAATACGGCTCAGGACAGACTTTACAGCAAATTCGTTATTGCCGTATGGGATGGAACAAAATATATTGAAATCAGCAAACCTCATTATATTACAAACCCGGAAATGGTTGCGGCCAATATCCAGCCATTTAATGACCCGCTTACCAAGAAGGGCTTGAATATCCAGCTTAACATGCTTGGAGATGCCTTTGAGTTAGGGGTAAAGCACGTTGCTACCAATATCTCTTTCCATCAGATCCTGGGTCAGGGAATTGATTACCAGTTTGATGGAAAGACCTATCATTTTGATAAGAATGCCATTAATAGTTATGATGAGACCATCAGCGCTTTGTCCGGCAAGGGTATGACGGTAACTGCCATTGTTTTAAATGGCTGGAATGACGCTGCCCCCAACCTGATCTATCCCGGAACCAAGAAAAATGCCAATGCATTTTACTATATGTTCAATCCGGCGACCCAGGAGGGGCTGGACCAGACAAGAGCCATTGCTTCCTTTCTGGCAGAGCGGTATAACGGTTCCAATCCAAACCATGGAAAGATCTCCAACTGGATCATTGGAAATGAGATCAATAACCAGCAGTGGAATTATATGGGACCCAAGGATATTCACAGCTACGTGCAGGCGTATCAGGATGCCTTCCGGATCTTCTACACAGCCATTAAGAGCACCAGCGCCAATGACAGGGTATATTACTCCCTTGATTATAACTGGAACAACGAAATCGATCATAAGCTGAAATACGGCGGCAAAGCGATCGTAGATACCTTTAATTCCATTGCCAACGAGCAGGGGCAGATGGATTGGGGTTTATCCTACCATCCTTATCCCTGCCCCATGATCGAGCCGGAGTTCTGGGATGATGACCAGACCGGATTAATTACCAATGATTTTAACTCACCGGTTATTAACTTTAAGAATCTTACCACCCTGACGGATTATATGGCTCAGGATCCTTTAAAATCCCCTGCCGGCCATGTGCGCCACATCATACTCACAGAGCAGGGCTTTACGGCAACCAGCCACACCAGAGGCAATGTAGCTCAGATTCAGGCTGCTGCTTATGCTTATTCCTATTACATGGTGGACAGCAATCCTTATATTGATGCTTATATTTTAAGCCGCCAGGTGGATGCCCCTTTAGAGGTGCGGAGCGGCTTATCCTTTGGACTTTGGGAATGTGCCATGGACAGGGGAGATGACATTGTAGCCACAAAGCGCCGTAAGATCTGGCAGGTATTCCGGGATATTGATAAAAAGAAATACACTCTGGAATCATCGGAGTTTGCAAAATCCATCATAGGAATTGGGAAATGGTCTGATGTCATTCCCAACTTCCGGTGGAGGGCATTGGAGAACTAA